A single window of Intrasporangium calvum DSM 43043 DNA harbors:
- a CDS encoding PaaI family thioesterase → MSDVRGPQRTPRQRAIDAIGNTRESGGFFYAHFVGVRGGATAAGRSELAVLPAPGQPRPSTMAVGTLADLALGSALRSALGTGLLMPTVDLTLTLVREPRGEVVAQGFALPTATGSATATASCDLSDSDGRVGLASGTFALRPAAARSVRSMPWDTALSPTGPIDQPGPPSLAPGDLSPEERACLEAVLYDGGRASGGVDAVDDALLGFSAFPHETEETLVEARVGPALANRAGYLHGGALIALVARTAQAALGAQPTDLHTVTLQFLRPVTGPELSGSASVRRRGRSSGVVAVDVAGLRAGQGDLLATALVALKVGR, encoded by the coding sequence GTGAGTGACGTCCGAGGGCCACAGAGGACACCGAGGCAGCGAGCGATTGACGCCATCGGGAACACTCGGGAGAGCGGGGGGTTCTTCTACGCGCACTTCGTGGGGGTTCGCGGCGGGGCCACCGCCGCAGGTCGTTCTGAGCTCGCCGTGCTGCCGGCCCCTGGCCAGCCCCGGCCGTCGACGATGGCCGTGGGCACGCTGGCGGATCTGGCCCTCGGATCGGCGCTGCGCAGCGCCCTGGGAACCGGCCTCCTGATGCCGACCGTCGACCTCACCCTGACCCTCGTCCGGGAACCGCGCGGGGAGGTCGTGGCGCAGGGCTTCGCGCTGCCCACGGCGACGGGATCTGCCACGGCGACTGCCTCGTGTGACCTGTCGGACTCTGATGGGCGTGTCGGCCTGGCGTCAGGCACCTTCGCACTTCGGCCCGCGGCGGCCAGGTCTGTCCGGTCGATGCCGTGGGACACCGCCCTGAGCCCCACTGGGCCCATCGACCAGCCCGGGCCGCCATCCCTCGCGCCGGGTGACCTGTCACCGGAGGAACGCGCCTGCCTCGAGGCGGTGCTGTACGACGGAGGCCGAGCCAGCGGCGGCGTCGACGCGGTGGACGACGCGCTGCTGGGCTTCTCGGCGTTCCCGCACGAGACGGAGGAGACGCTGGTGGAGGCCCGGGTGGGCCCCGCACTCGCCAACCGTGCGGGCTACCTGCACGGCGGGGCACTGATCGCCTTGGTGGCGCGCACAGCGCAGGCGGCGCTCGGCGCTCAGCCCACCGACCTCCACACCGTGACCCTGCAGTTCCTGCGGCCCGTCACGGGCCCGGAGCTGTCCGGGTCTGCATCCGTCCGCCGCCGCGGCCGCTCCTCTGGGGTCGTGGCGGTCGATGTGGCGGGCCTCCGAGCGGGCCAAGGCGACCTGTTGGCCACCGCGTTGGTGGCCCTCAAGGTCGGCCGGTGA
- a CDS encoding carboxyl transferase domain-containing protein, whose translation MSSTRMSALELLDVALDDGSFVRWDAPPHRVPTDPAYEAELEGARQRSGLDEAVVTGEGRIHGRRVAVLACEFSFLAGSIGVAAAERLVDAVERATSEGLPLLAAPVSGGTRMQEGTIAFLQMVKISAAIAAHKAAGLPYLVYLRNPTTGGVLASWGSLGHVTVAEPGALVGFLGPRVFEALYGQQFPPGVQVAENLMAHGLVDAVLPVEDLATLADRALNVLLAPREGLPMAPEIPPEELPDVPAWDSIIRSRREDRPGVRRFLRYAATDVVPLSGTGEGELDPGLLLVLARFGGAPCVVLGQDRRGQTADRPMGPAALREARRGMRLARELRLPLVTVIDTPGAALSKEAEEGGMAGEIARSLTELVTLQAPTVALLLGQGTGGGALALLPADRVLAAEHAWLSPLPPEGASAILYHDTEHAPEMAEKQGVRSRDLLAAGIVDRVIGERPDAADEPEDFCRRVGLVLESELTRLLHADPATRSAARLARYRRLGT comes from the coding sequence ATGAGCTCAACCCGGATGAGTGCGTTGGAGCTGCTCGACGTCGCGCTGGACGACGGGTCGTTCGTCCGTTGGGACGCGCCACCCCACCGGGTGCCGACCGACCCGGCCTACGAGGCGGAGCTGGAAGGGGCACGCCAGCGGAGCGGACTGGACGAGGCCGTCGTCACCGGCGAGGGCCGGATCCACGGCCGGAGGGTCGCGGTGCTCGCGTGCGAGTTCTCGTTCCTCGCTGGGTCCATCGGCGTTGCCGCGGCCGAGCGGCTCGTGGACGCCGTCGAGCGGGCGACGAGCGAGGGCCTGCCACTGTTGGCAGCTCCCGTGTCGGGCGGCACCCGCATGCAGGAGGGCACCATCGCCTTTCTCCAGATGGTGAAGATCTCAGCGGCCATCGCAGCCCACAAGGCCGCCGGTCTGCCCTATCTGGTCTACCTGCGCAACCCCACGACTGGCGGGGTCCTTGCGTCCTGGGGCTCGCTCGGGCACGTCACCGTCGCCGAGCCGGGCGCGCTCGTCGGCTTCCTCGGCCCCCGCGTGTTCGAGGCGCTCTACGGCCAGCAGTTCCCGCCGGGCGTGCAGGTCGCCGAGAACCTCATGGCGCACGGCCTCGTCGATGCCGTCCTTCCCGTCGAGGATCTCGCCACCCTCGCGGACCGGGCCCTCAACGTCCTGCTCGCACCGCGAGAAGGGCTGCCGATGGCACCCGAGATCCCGCCCGAGGAGCTGCCCGATGTCCCCGCATGGGACTCGATCATCCGCTCCCGCCGCGAGGACCGCCCGGGCGTGCGCAGGTTCCTGCGCTACGCCGCCACCGACGTCGTCCCGCTCAGCGGCACGGGGGAAGGCGAGCTCGACCCCGGGCTCCTCCTCGTGCTGGCCCGCTTCGGTGGAGCGCCCTGCGTGGTGCTCGGTCAGGACCGGCGCGGGCAGACCGCCGACCGACCCATGGGTCCAGCGGCGTTGCGTGAGGCGCGTCGCGGGATGCGTCTCGCCAGGGAGCTGCGGTTGCCTCTCGTCACCGTCATCGACACTCCCGGTGCCGCATTGTCGAAAGAAGCCGAGGAGGGCGGCATGGCCGGTGAGATCGCCCGCAGCCTGACCGAGCTGGTCACCCTCCAAGCACCGACGGTCGCGCTGTTGCTCGGGCAGGGCACTGGTGGTGGAGCGCTCGCCCTCCTCCCTGCCGACCGCGTGCTCGCCGCCGAGCACGCGTGGCTCTCACCCCTTCCGCCGGAAGGTGCGAGCGCCATCCTGTACCACGACACTGAGCACGCCCCCGAGATGGCTGAGAAGCAGGGCGTGCGCTCGCGCGACCTGCTTGCTGCCGGAATCGTGGACCGGGTCATCGGCGAGCGACCCGACGCCGCGGACGAGCCGGAGGACTTCTGTCGCAGGGTGGGACTGGTGCTCGAGTCGGAGCTGACGCGCCTGCTCCACGCCGACCCGGCGACCCGCTCCGCCGCCCGTCTCGCACGCTACCGCCGCCTCGGGACCTGA
- a CDS encoding CaiB/BaiF CoA transferase family protein translates to MSSAEAASRRPLTGVVVVDLSQVLAGPLCTMILADLGADVIKVEPPQGDQSRTSLGTRIGDDSAAFLAVNRNKRSVELDLSTATGRAALHGLVAEADIVVENFRPGVAERLGAGYEQLSAINPGLVYGSVTGFGAQGPYANRAGLDLVVQAMTGLMSVTGEQGGRPVKNGPPVADLASGLYLTIGVLAALHERDATGVGQKVATSLYESALSLAVWETAELWATGEQPGPLGSAHRMAAPYQALRTSDGYVVVAATNARFWRRLCDIVGRPELADDPRFATNADRLAHRGDLSALLEAELERRPTTEWVDELVAAGVPAGPLQDYAQALRDPHTLATGMVVEAPHPDAGTLRMLGSPLHLSSADFRLDRLPPRLGEHTAQVLREYGIEPPS, encoded by the coding sequence ATGAGCAGCGCCGAGGCGGCCAGCCGGCGGCCTCTCACGGGTGTCGTCGTCGTCGATCTGAGCCAGGTCCTCGCCGGCCCGCTGTGCACCATGATCCTCGCGGACCTCGGGGCGGACGTCATCAAGGTCGAGCCGCCGCAGGGTGACCAGTCCCGCACATCCCTCGGCACGCGGATCGGTGACGACAGCGCGGCGTTCCTCGCGGTCAACCGCAACAAGCGCAGCGTCGAGCTCGACCTGTCCACCGCCACCGGGCGGGCCGCGCTGCACGGGCTGGTGGCCGAAGCGGACATCGTGGTCGAGAACTTCCGTCCAGGTGTCGCAGAGCGGCTGGGCGCCGGCTACGAGCAGCTGTCGGCGATCAACCCCGGGCTCGTCTACGGGAGCGTCACCGGCTTCGGTGCCCAGGGACCCTACGCGAACCGTGCGGGACTAGACCTGGTGGTGCAGGCCATGACCGGGTTGATGAGCGTCACGGGGGAGCAGGGCGGCCGGCCGGTGAAGAACGGTCCGCCCGTCGCGGACCTCGCGTCAGGGCTGTACCTCACCATCGGGGTCCTCGCTGCCCTGCACGAGCGAGACGCGACCGGGGTCGGGCAGAAGGTGGCCACCTCCCTCTACGAGTCGGCCCTCTCCCTGGCCGTGTGGGAGACGGCCGAGCTGTGGGCGACGGGTGAGCAGCCCGGGCCGCTCGGCTCGGCGCACCGGATGGCTGCGCCCTACCAGGCGCTGCGCACCAGTGATGGCTACGTCGTCGTCGCCGCGACGAACGCCCGCTTCTGGAGGCGACTGTGTGACATCGTCGGACGGCCCGAGCTCGCCGACGACCCTCGTTTCGCGACGAACGCGGACCGCCTCGCTCACCGCGGCGACTTGAGTGCCCTGCTCGAGGCAGAGCTCGAACGGCGGCCCACGACCGAATGGGTCGACGAGCTGGTGGCTGCCGGCGTTCCGGCCGGACCCCTGCAGGACTACGCGCAGGCCCTGCGTGACCCGCACACGCTGGCAACCGGGATGGTCGTGGAGGCACCGCACCCCGACGCGGGTACGCTGCGGATGCTCGGGTCGCCCCTTCACCTGTCCTCGGCAGATTTCCGGCTCGACCGGTTGCCGCCCCGCCTCGGCGAGCACACGGCGCAGGTCCTGCGCGAGTACGGCATCGAGCCGCCGAGCTGA
- a CDS encoding haloacid dehalogenase type II: MTHPFDSVTTVMFDFYGTVVDMQSGLTDVMTPYLEGKGYTANPPSRLVTWWRRTHFENSMIDALLHREHTPYRHIGEQAVGYTLERAGIDHTPQEVAELVSAIERLEPFQDVVAALEAMRANGLRLVILSNGDPDMLERGVAHSGTKDLFDRVVSVAAAGTFKPHVATYTTAAELVGVPLSEICFVANHAFDCIGAKAAGMRSAFVDRRRRPFGNDTYPPDATVTDFAELAALLTTR; this comes from the coding sequence ATGACCCATCCGTTCGACAGCGTGACCACCGTGATGTTCGACTTCTACGGCACCGTCGTGGACATGCAGTCGGGGCTCACCGACGTCATGACGCCCTACCTCGAAGGGAAGGGCTACACGGCGAACCCACCGTCGCGGCTGGTGACGTGGTGGCGGCGCACCCACTTCGAGAACTCGATGATCGACGCTCTGCTGCACCGCGAGCACACGCCGTACCGCCACATCGGCGAGCAGGCCGTCGGCTACACCCTCGAGCGGGCGGGAATCGACCACACGCCGCAGGAGGTCGCCGAGCTCGTCTCAGCCATCGAGCGGCTCGAGCCCTTCCAGGACGTCGTCGCCGCCCTGGAGGCCATGCGGGCCAACGGCCTGCGCCTCGTCATCCTGTCGAACGGCGACCCGGACATGCTGGAGCGGGGCGTCGCCCACTCGGGCACGAAGGATCTCTTCGACCGAGTTGTCTCAGTGGCCGCCGCAGGTACGTTCAAGCCCCACGTGGCGACCTACACCACAGCGGCAGAGCTCGTCGGCGTCCCCCTGTCGGAGATCTGCTTCGTGGCGAACCACGCGTTCGACTGCATCGGCGCCAAGGCCGCGGGGATGCGCAGCGCCTTCGTCGACCGTCGGCGTCGCCCGTTCGGCAACGACACCTACCCTCCGGACGCCACGGTCACGGACTTCGCCGAGCTGGCAGCACTGCTGACGACGAGGTGA
- a CDS encoding haloacid dehalogenase: MNITIDVFSALVDSRAGASRELQDIAAAEGWPLAGDELYTAWDRRHKQLQAQCRQWVPFTELGRRAMTEILSEAQLEADVDGAMRRLWASVGDWPLWPDVEGGVSELAASHEVGVLSNVDDDLLARTRVARLPLAPALLLTSERLHAYKPAPALYRAARAAAGEPYLHVASSARDVRGSLEAGLSVARLQRPGHHLDPDGPTPTLEVASLPALAEHLAEGKPVGGRR, from the coding sequence GTGAACATCACGATCGACGTCTTCAGCGCGCTCGTCGACTCGCGGGCCGGAGCCTCGCGCGAGCTGCAGGACATCGCCGCCGCGGAGGGGTGGCCGCTCGCCGGTGACGAGCTGTACACCGCCTGGGACCGGCGTCACAAGCAGCTGCAGGCGCAGTGTCGGCAGTGGGTACCCTTCACCGAGCTGGGGCGGCGCGCCATGACCGAGATCCTCAGCGAGGCGCAGCTCGAGGCGGACGTCGATGGCGCCATGAGGCGGCTCTGGGCCTCCGTCGGGGACTGGCCCCTGTGGCCGGACGTCGAGGGCGGCGTCAGCGAGCTCGCAGCGAGTCATGAGGTGGGCGTGCTGAGCAACGTCGACGACGACCTGCTGGCGCGGACCCGCGTTGCGCGCCTCCCGCTGGCACCGGCCCTCCTCCTGACCTCCGAGCGGCTCCATGCCTACAAGCCGGCGCCGGCCCTGTATCGCGCAGCGCGAGCCGCGGCAGGCGAGCCATATCTGCACGTGGCATCGTCTGCGCGAGACGTACGCGGGTCGCTCGAGGCAGGCCTCTCCGTGGCTCGGCTGCAGCGGCCCGGGCATCACCTCGACCCAGACGGCCCGACGCCGACGCTGGAGGTCGCGAGCCTCCCAGCGCTCGCCGAGCATCTTGCTGAAGGGAAGCCAGTGGGCGGTCGGCGCTGA